From Deltaproteobacteria bacterium:
TGGAAGCCTCTGCCCCAAACACCCGCCGCGTCGGCCGCTATCAGCTATTGGAGCGCATCCCCGGCGGCGGGATGACCGAGGTCTATCGGGCCCGGGTCGCCGGCGCCTCGGGGCCCGAGCGGCCCCTGGTGCTCAAGATCCTCCCGGCGAAGGCCACCGGCAGCTCCGAGGGTGAGGCCCGCTTCGTCGAGGAGGCGAAGATCGCGCTGGCCCTGACCCACGGGAACATCGTCGCCACCTTCGAGGCCGGAAGGGACGAGGAGGGCCAGCTCTTCCTGGTCATGGAGTACGTCCACGGCTGCTCCCTGCGGGGCCTGCTGGCGAAGCAGGGGCCGCTGCCCCTCGATCCCGTCCTCTTCGTCGCCCGTGAGACGGCCCGGGCCCTGCGCTACACCCACCACTACGTCGAGCCCGGCGGGGAGCCCACGCCCCACGCCCACCTCGACGTGAGCCCCGAGAACGTCCTGCTCTCCCACACCGGACAGGTGAAGCTCACCGACTTCGGCATCGCCCGGGCGGTGGGCGCCGGCCGGACCACGCGGGTCGCCTACGGCAAGGCCGCGTACGTGGCGCCCGAGATCCTCCGGGGCGCCGAGGGAGGCCCCCCCGCGGATCTCTACGGCCTGGGCTGCGTGATCTACGAGATGCTCACCGGCCGCCCCCCGCGCCAGGGGGAGAGCCTGGAGGCGACCCTGGAGCTGGTGCGCTCGGATCACCCCATCGAGCCGCTGGAGGCCCTGGGCTTCGACGCCAACTTGAGCCAGGAGGTGATGACCCTCCTCGCCGCCGACCCCGAGCAGCGCGGCGCCGACGCGGGGGTGGTGGAGGTCGCGCTCACCAGCCTGCTCGCCCGCCGGGCCCACCCCTACACCGAGCCGGAGCTCGCGGCCCTGCTGCGGGAGTGCGGGGTGATCTCGCCGGTGCGCACGGACTCGGCGGCCGCGCGGCTCGCGGCGCAGCTCACCGAGGCCGGGGCGGAGCTCTCGGGGGCCGAGCGGACGGCGGAGCTGCTGGCCCTGGGGACGGTGCCGCTGGAACCCGAGCCCTCGCCCGCCGCGGCCGAGGTCGAGCCGGCCTCCGGGTCACGCGCCCCGGTCGAGGAGCCCGCGGGCACCGCGGGTTCCCGTCGCCGCCTGGTCGGCGGGCTCGCGGTGGTGGGGGCGGTGGTGTTGGGGTTGGTGGCCTGGAACGGGATCGAGGGGGAGCCGGTGGAGACCGTGGAGCCGCCGGAGACGGTGACCGGAACGGCGAGCGGGGCGGGGGAGCCGGTCGCGGATCCGGTCGAGCGCGGGGAGAAGACGGGCACGGGGACGTTGACGGAGACGGGCTCGGGAGAGGGCGCGCCGGTGAAGGAGCCGGTCGGGCCCCGAGAGAGGCCCGGAGCGAAGGGGAAGGTGAAGGAGGCCGTCGAGGCCCTGGGGAAGACGGCGACGGAGACGGGGACGGGGACGGCCGTCGAGACGGGGGCTGAGGCGGAGGCTGAGGCTGAGGCGGAGGCTGAGGCTGAAGCGGAGGCTGAGGCTGAAGCGGAGGCTGAGGCTGTGGCGCTCCCGGTGCCGGAGAAGGCGTGGGTGCCGATCAACGCGTATCCCTATGCCGAGGTCTGGACCGAGGATGGAAAGAAGCTCGGCGACACGCCCCTCCGGAAGGTCGAGCTGTCGGCGGGGAAGCAGCGGCTGCGGCTGGTGAACCGGGAGCTCTCCCTGGAGAGGTGGCTCGAGCTCGACCTCGTCCCCGGTGAGAACCCGGCCGTCGGGGTGCGCCTCGATCGCTGATCGACGGGCGGGCGCCCGGCCTCTAGTGGCTGCAGTCGCAGCCCTCGCCGGCGCCGCCGGCCACCGCGGCGGGTAGCTCTCCGGCCAGGTAGCGGCGCAGGGCCTCGGTGGGATCCTGCAGATCGGTGATCACCGCCCGCACGCCCGCGCGCTCGCAGCGCCGGATCAGGCCGGAGCCCATGCCGCCGGTGATGAGCACGTCGACGCTCTCGAGCAGCCTCGTGGCGCCCTCTCCGCGCTCGTGGAGGGTGTCGTCGGCCGCCAGCTCGAGCGTCGGCAGCGCTTCCACCGCGTCGCCCTCGGCCTCGAAGAGGAGGAAGCTCCGGCAGCGGCCGGCGTGTCCGGTGACGAGGGTCCCCTGATTGCTGGTGATGGCGATGCGCATGTGTTCTCCCCTGTTCTCTCGGTCGTCAGAGCCAGCAGGTAGCCTATTCGATTCGCGGCAGGAGTGGCGAAGGTGGCGTCGGTTGACGCTCACCGCATCGGTGCAGACGTTGGTGGCTTGAATCGCCCTGGTGACAACGCACCAGCCCTCTCGATCCACGTCCTGCGGCTGATCATCTTCCTCTCCGGCGCCCTGGCGCTCGGCTACGAGGCGATTTGGTTCCGGATGCTCTCCCACACCGTGGGGTCCGCTCTGCTGGCCTCCACGGCGGTGACGGCGATGTTCATGCTCGGGAGCGCGGTCGGCAGCGTCGCCGGCGGCTATGGGTGGCTGAGCACCTACCCGAGGCCGCTGCGCCTCTACGGGGCGCTCGAGGGGCTGGTGGCCTTGCTCTGCCTCGTGCTCCCCCTCTACCTCTTCGTGGCCCAGGGGCTCGGGGTCTTCCTCCCGACCATCGCGGCGACCCTGGTCACGACCCTCTACCTGACGATCCCGTCCTTCGTGATGGGGGCGACCTTCCCGGTCTTCGTCCGCGCGGCCACCCTGGCCGGGGGCCTGAAGAACCCGGCCGGCTTCGTCTACCTCTGGAACCTGCTCGGGGCCGCGGTGGGCGTGCTGCTGGGCGGGATGCTGATCGTGCCCCTGCTGGGGATCTGGGCCGGGATGGTCCTCGTGGTGGCCGCGGGGCTCGGCGTCGCGGCCTTCGCCGCCACCCGCCGCCTCGAGGGCTCGACCGAGGAGCCGCAGACCCCGAAGAAGAGCGGGAAGAAGGGGCGGAAGCGGCGGACCGAGGTCGAGCTCCTCCTTCCCTGGGGCGAGCTGGCGGTCGCGATCTTCGTCTTCGCCACCTGCTCCCTCGCCGTCGAGATCGTCGGGATCCGGCTCGTCTTCATGACCGGCGGGACGACCACCCCCTACTTCACGGGGCTGCTCTTCAGCTTCATCGGCCTGACCGCGCTCGGGACGGCCCTCTCGCGGAAGATCAGCGCCAGCGCCTCCGACCGCCGGATCCGCCAGATCCTCTCCCTGGGGCCGGCGCTGCTGGGGGCCGGCGTCGCGGTGATGCTCCTGCTCCACCCGGTCGTCCTCCACCTCTACGCCTCGTGGCTGCGGCCCACGGCGACCATGGCGGAGTACTTCGCCTCGTCTATCCTCTTCTCCTCGATGCTCCTCGCCGTGCCCTGCCTGGCGATGGGGCTCTACCTGCCGCTGGTGATGGGCTACCTGCGACGGGAGGAGCCCGGCGACCGCTCAGCGGGCTGGATGTACGGCGTGTACGGGCTGGGCAACGCGCTCGGCGCGGTGGTGGCGGGCGTGGTCCTGATCCCGGCGCTGGGGCTCTACGGGACGCAGCTCTTCCTCATCGTGGTCTGCATCGTGCTGACCCTGCACCTGGCGCTCCGGGTGGTGCCCCGGCAGGGCGGCCGCCTGGCCGGCCTCGGCGCGGCCGCGCTCCTGGTCGCCTTCCTCACCCTGCACACCCCCTGGCCCGAGCTGCTCCCCCACGTGGGGTCGTTCATCGCTCCCCCCAACGCGTCCAGCGCGGGCCGGCGCGACTTCCTCGAGGGCCGCTTCGAGAACCTGAAACCCCTCTACAGCCGCGAGGGGGCCATGGCCAACGTCGCGGCCTTCGAGGAGCCGACCCCGAACGGCCCACGGCGCTACATGATGATCAACGGGAAGGTCGACGCGGGGAGCGGGACCGATCAGGCCTCCCAGGTGCTGGTCGGGCTCATCCCCATGCTCTACGTGGACGAGCCCGTCGGCCGGGCGATGGTGTTGGGGCTGGGCTCGGGCATGACGGCGGCCGCGATCCGCTCGGCCGGGGCCGCCCGGATCGAGATCGTGGAGCTGCTCCCCGAGGTCGTCGAGGCCGCCCAGGCCAGCTTCGGGGAGTACGTGGACGGCCTCTTCGAGGCGCCGGAGGTAAAGATCACGATCGAGGACGGCCTCTACCGCTTCGCCACCGAGGCCCTGCGCTCGCCGGGCGGCTACACGGTGGTGAACCAGCAGCCGACCAACCTCTGGGTGCGCGGGACCGGCGCCCTCTTCTCCCGGGGGCACTTCGAGAACATGCGGCACCTGCTCGAGCCGGGCGGGGTCGCTGCGGTCTGGTTGGGGACCTACAACGCCGACGAGCGCCTCTTCTGGGACGTGCTGCGGACCCTCCGCGCGGTCTTCCCGCACATCGAGGTCTACGAGACGATCCCGGGGGACGTCCTCTTCGTGGCCGGCACCTCGCCCCTCTCGGTGACCCCGGAGCGCCTCGACCGCCTCTTCGCCCCCGGGAAGGTCGAGGTGCTCCACCGCGCCGGGATCCGGTCCCGCGAGGGGCTGCTCTCCCTGCGCATCCTCTCCCAGGAGGAGGTCGACCCGCGCCTCGAGGAGAACCCCGGGGTGGTCTTCGGCGCCGCCCGACCCCTGGCCGAGTGGCGCACCCTGCGCACCTTCCTGGCCGGGCAGGGGACCGTCATCGAGGAGGGGCGCGAGGAGCGGTGGAAGCGGCCGGAGTTCGTGGAGTGGATCGCTCGCAACACCGGGCGGGAGGAGCTGGACGAGGACGCCTACCGCGCGATCCTGATGGACCAGATCTCCCACAACGGTGCCCACCCCGGGCGCACGCTGCGGCTGGCCGATCACATGATCGAGCAAGATCCCGTGCACGTGATGGATCTCGTCGCGGCCGCCGCCCAGCTGGAGGCCCGCCGCTACGATTCCCGGGCGCTGGCGTTGCTGGAGATGGCCGCGGTCCACGAGGAGCGGGTACGAAGCCCGATCATGCGCCGCTACCTGAACTGCGAGCTGCTGCGCGTCTTGATGAAGAAGCGCGACATGCTCGGGCTGCACGGGGTGCCCGAAGTCCAGGCGCGGATCGACCTCCTGAGCCGGAAGGTCGACGTCAACGCCCGCACCTTCCGGGAGGTCGAGTGCTTCTGACCCGCCTCCGGGCGCCCCCTCAGGGTGTCGGATCGGGCGGGGTGCACTTCAGGTCGTAGATCGCGACCCCCGCGTCGCCCATGGCCAGGGCGACCTGCTCACCCGAGCGATAGATGTCGAGGACCGGGCCCTCGGGCACCTCGCGGATCCACACCACCGGGTTCTCGGGATCGAGGAGGTCCAGGATGGTGAGGCCGCCATCGCTGGCGGCGAAGAGGACCGTGTTGCGGGACATGACGTCCACGTCGACCACCGGGCCTCCCAGATCCATGGAGAGCAGGCGCGCGGGGCCGCCGGAGGCGCCGAGGTCGAAGAGCCCGGCGCCCGCACCGGACTCGGCGACTCCCAGGAGGTTGCCCCGGCGCCGCAGGGCGACGACCCGGCCCTCGGTGCGGATGAGGGGCTCGGGCCGGAGCACCGGGTTCGCGCGGTCCGTGAAGTCGACGACCGCCACGCCGGCGAGGCCGTCGGCGACCAGGATGAGATCGTTCCAGCCGATGGCGTCGAAGGCCCGGCCGCGGGTGTCCACGGTGATCTGCGGCGCCGGCGCGGTCCAGGCGGCGTAGTCCACGAAGTCGAGGCCCTTGGCGTAGGCGAAGGCGATGACCGTGGTGTCGATCATGGCCGAGCCGGTGATCGGGTCGGGTCCCAGGTAGAGGCTCTCGGCGTCGGGGTTCCCGTCCGCGAAGACCTCGAGGCCGGTCTCTCCCTCGGAGACGAGGACGTGACCGTTCAGGGCGCGCAGGGACTTCGCGGGTCCGGTGGTGGGGTAGCGCACCCGCTCGGTGACGGTGGTGGAGGTGGGGTCGATCGAGACCCGGTACTCCCCCACGCCGTCCGGCCCCTCGGCGAGGAGCAGGCGGCCCCAGTGATACTCGAGGGCCTCGATCGGCTGGGCCGGCACGTGGGTGACGATGCGCTCCATCGCCGCCGGCCGGCGGACCAGCACGCAGGCCCCCTCGATGCAGGCGGCCTCGGTGCAGGGATCCCCGTCGTCGAGCTGGCAGTCGTCCTCGACCGTCATCGGCGTGCACTCGATCCCCGCGTCGGTCCCACCGTCACCCTCACCGTCGTCCCGGGGGCAGCCGGGGATCAGGGCGAGGCTGCTGCCGAGCAGGAAGAGGGTGGCCAGGGCGGAGGT
This genomic window contains:
- a CDS encoding protein kinase, whose translation is MEASAPNTRRVGRYQLLERIPGGGMTEVYRARVAGASGPERPLVLKILPAKATGSSEGEARFVEEAKIALALTHGNIVATFEAGRDEEGQLFLVMEYVHGCSLRGLLAKQGPLPLDPVLFVARETARALRYTHHYVEPGGEPTPHAHLDVSPENVLLSHTGQVKLTDFGIARAVGAGRTTRVAYGKAAYVAPEILRGAEGGPPADLYGLGCVIYEMLTGRPPRQGESLEATLELVRSDHPIEPLEALGFDANLSQEVMTLLAADPEQRGADAGVVEVALTSLLARRAHPYTEPELAALLRECGVISPVRTDSAAARLAAQLTEAGAELSGAERTAELLALGTVPLEPEPSPAAAEVEPASGSRAPVEEPAGTAGSRRRLVGGLAVVGAVVLGLVAWNGIEGEPVETVEPPETVTGTASGAGEPVADPVERGEKTGTGTLTETGSGEGAPVKEPVGPRERPGAKGKVKEAVEALGKTATETGTGTAVETGAEAEAEAEAEAEAEAEAEAEAEAEAVALPVPEKAWVPINAYPYAEVWTEDGKKLGDTPLRKVELSAGKQRLRLVNRELSLERWLELDLVPGENPAVGVRLDR
- a CDS encoding NifB/NifX family molybdenum-iron cluster-binding protein → MRIAITSNQGTLVTGHAGRCRSFLLFEAEGDAVEALPTLELAADDTLHERGEGATRLLESVDVLITGGMGSGLIRRCERAGVRAVITDLQDPTEALRRYLAGELPAAVAGGAGEGCDCSH